The following proteins are co-located in the Polystyrenella longa genome:
- a CDS encoding ATP-binding protein, translating to MSYRTVKRLLGETSLERKCRFLFGGGLMLLIAGSFYFYASLNRKLIENTNLTRARTLSRVVMLSHHWKQSELSSFHGVIDQLSMDSLASNPYATDEKGEDSDIQEPSNFDWQVLNKDTTERPLYQQGYEAIDLFKNGQTEFTLTQPGTDSEQGDTYHYYAAMRAKRSCIECHLKTEPNLKEGDLLGAVFVKFPLKKTQKALAMNNAILMATAIVTAFLAMLAAYAIVRYVIVKPVLHLKDVSDGIARGILDLRADIRTGDEFEELSHAFNRMLRHLVTIQEELRGVNTNLDAKVDELAQVNLNLYETNKLKDNFLATMSHELRTPLNSILGFSEVLEQAPNLNEKQQRYVHNIQQSGRELTSLINELLDLAKIESGKMEVQIVETSINDLVSRQVDAISSLAHKKNIDLNLVPAEDLKIVQQDPGKLQQILNNLLSNAVKFTPEGGRVSIYVDKLEDDKFQILVEDTGVGIPLDDQEMIFDKFRQGKSIPGMEDTMTREFGGTGLGLSIVKELTKLLGGEIFLESEFGKGSRFFVQLPLVLTEPEPELISTGFESLLVVDVRHNHEVDIDERR from the coding sequence ATGTCCTATCGCACCGTAAAACGCCTGTTGGGTGAAACCAGCCTCGAACGGAAATGCCGTTTTCTGTTCGGAGGCGGGTTGATGCTCCTGATTGCTGGAAGTTTTTACTTCTATGCGTCACTGAACAGGAAATTAATTGAGAACACCAACCTCACACGCGCACGCACACTGTCCCGGGTAGTGATGCTGTCTCATCACTGGAAGCAGTCGGAACTGTCCAGCTTTCATGGGGTCATCGACCAGCTGTCTATGGATTCGCTCGCTTCAAACCCCTACGCCACTGATGAGAAGGGTGAAGACTCCGACATCCAGGAACCGTCAAACTTCGACTGGCAAGTCCTCAATAAGGATACAACAGAGCGTCCTCTGTACCAACAAGGGTATGAGGCGATTGACTTATTCAAGAACGGGCAGACTGAATTCACATTAACTCAGCCTGGCACGGACTCAGAACAGGGGGATACCTATCACTATTATGCGGCCATGCGCGCCAAGCGTTCCTGCATTGAGTGTCATTTGAAAACAGAACCCAACCTCAAGGAAGGCGATTTGCTGGGTGCCGTTTTCGTGAAGTTCCCGCTTAAGAAAACACAAAAAGCCCTCGCGATGAATAACGCCATCCTGATGGCGACCGCGATTGTCACAGCATTCCTTGCCATGTTGGCCGCGTATGCGATCGTGCGATACGTCATTGTGAAGCCGGTACTCCACTTGAAGGATGTCAGTGATGGAATTGCGCGCGGCATCCTGGACCTGCGAGCTGATATTCGTACCGGTGACGAATTCGAAGAATTAAGCCATGCCTTCAACCGCATGTTGCGTCACCTGGTGACGATTCAAGAAGAACTGCGCGGCGTGAATACGAACCTGGATGCAAAAGTCGATGAGCTGGCCCAGGTAAACCTGAACTTGTATGAAACCAACAAACTGAAAGACAACTTTCTGGCGACGATGAGCCATGAACTTCGCACTCCACTGAACAGTATTCTAGGCTTCAGCGAAGTGCTGGAGCAGGCACCTAACCTGAATGAGAAACAACAACGGTATGTCCACAACATCCAGCAGTCTGGCCGTGAACTCACTTCGTTAATCAATGAACTTCTCGATCTTGCTAAGATTGAGAGCGGCAAGATGGAAGTACAGATCGTAGAGACGAGTATCAATGACCTTGTCTCGCGCCAGGTCGATGCGATTTCGTCCCTGGCTCACAAGAAGAATATCGACCTCAATCTCGTTCCTGCTGAAGACTTGAAAATCGTTCAACAGGATCCAGGCAAGTTACAGCAAATTCTGAACAACCTGCTCTCCAATGCAGTGAAGTTCACGCCTGAAGGGGGGCGAGTGAGCATTTACGTCGACAAACTGGAAGACGATAAATTCCAGATACTCGTCGAGGACACTGGTGTCGGCATTCCGCTGGACGACCAGGAAATGATCTTCGACAAGTTCCGGCAGGGAAAAAGTATCCCCGGTATGGAGGACACGATGACCCGTGAATTCGGAGGAACAGGCTTGGGACTCTCGATCGTTAAAGAGTTAACCAAGCTGCTTGGAGGGGAGATTTTCCTCGAAAGCGAGTTCGGTAAAGGAAGTCGGTTCTTTGTCCAACTTCCCCTGGTTCTGACTGAGCCGGAACCGGAACTCATCAGTACTGGCTTCGAGTCCTTGTTAGTCGTCGATGTGCGGCATAACCACGAAGTCGACATCGACGAACGCCGTTAA
- a CDS encoding alpha/beta hydrolase — translation MKLIQYLQCKFIYRPSRSRLISVKNTDFDPKLSRDIQMHTEDNLQLNGWHLRSEHADREESSWSDSHPTRPRVVLFLAGNSSNRQRRITQFKIFLELGLDVVCFDYRGYGDNPGRPREEDIARDAHAAWEYVTKNLNYKPEEVLICGQSLGGAVAVRLASELNQQEVSPCGLILCATFTSLKEAAQSIYPRLPLHKFLVESYSSIDRIRQVTCPLIFFHGTQDEIVPMKLGEKLYKAAERFSEKGVPKRFVELPEANHNNFAVVEREIYQRGLRHFIYNLVPPPDSATMLIMNEA, via the coding sequence ATGAAGCTGATTCAATACCTGCAATGTAAATTCATCTATCGTCCCAGTCGCTCTCGGTTGATTTCAGTCAAGAACACGGATTTTGATCCGAAGTTATCTCGCGATATTCAGATGCATACAGAAGACAACCTTCAATTGAATGGTTGGCATTTGCGGTCGGAGCATGCGGATCGGGAAGAGAGCAGTTGGTCCGATTCTCATCCTACGCGACCGCGCGTTGTCTTATTCCTGGCTGGAAATTCGTCGAACCGCCAACGACGTATCACGCAGTTCAAAATCTTTCTGGAACTGGGGCTGGACGTCGTATGTTTTGACTACCGAGGTTATGGGGACAATCCTGGACGCCCTCGGGAAGAAGACATAGCTCGCGACGCCCATGCAGCTTGGGAATACGTCACCAAGAATCTGAATTACAAACCAGAAGAAGTTCTGATCTGTGGCCAATCACTGGGAGGAGCCGTCGCCGTCAGACTGGCTTCGGAACTAAATCAGCAAGAAGTATCACCCTGTGGGCTTATACTCTGTGCGACTTTCACGTCTCTCAAAGAAGCTGCCCAATCCATATATCCCCGGCTTCCTCTACACAAGTTCCTGGTGGAATCCTACAGCTCGATAGATCGCATCAGGCAAGTGACCTGTCCACTTATCTTCTTCCATGGTACTCAAGACGAGATCGTGCCCATGAAGCTGGGAGAAAAGCTGTACAAAGCAGCGGAACGGTTCTCCGAGAAAGGAGTTCCCAAGCGGTTTGTGGAACTTCCCGAAGCGAATCACAATAATTTTGCGGTTGTGGAACGAGAGATTTATCAACGCGGACTGAGGCACTTCATCTACAATCTGGTGCCACCACCCGATTCCGCCACGATGTTGATCATGAATGAAGCCTGA
- a CDS encoding HisA/HisF-related TIM barrel protein yields MKIIPVLDLKGGQVVRGIAGQRETYQPLQSPFSASSGPVELATAIFKRFGLNHFYLADLDALGGEVPSFNVYQTLTDAGFLLDVDAGCSHLEQIEALFKAGVQRAIIAMETLTEKDFLARAAEQFGGERLLFSLDLRQGMPVSAYQEWQNQTPLEIVREVVEFGIQQIIVLDIAAVGTGSGLTTGSLCQQIATQFPNVELISGGGIRTAAEAQALADQGVISGLLISSLLHQEKLTRDQIDAISTP; encoded by the coding sequence ATGAAAATAATACCCGTACTCGACCTCAAGGGGGGACAGGTCGTCAGAGGAATTGCGGGACAACGAGAGACGTATCAACCCCTCCAGAGCCCTTTCAGCGCTAGCTCGGGCCCTGTCGAATTGGCCACCGCCATTTTCAAGCGATTCGGACTAAACCACTTCTACCTGGCCGATCTGGACGCACTGGGAGGAGAAGTCCCCAGCTTTAATGTCTATCAGACTCTAACGGATGCTGGATTCCTTTTGGACGTCGATGCAGGATGCAGCCACCTGGAACAAATTGAAGCTCTCTTCAAGGCAGGCGTGCAGCGAGCCATTATCGCGATGGAAACTCTTACAGAGAAAGACTTCCTCGCCCGTGCAGCAGAGCAATTCGGAGGCGAAAGACTTCTATTCAGTCTCGATTTACGTCAGGGAATGCCCGTCTCTGCTTACCAAGAATGGCAGAACCAGACTCCTTTGGAAATCGTGAGAGAGGTGGTCGAATTCGGTATTCAACAGATCATCGTCCTCGACATCGCTGCGGTGGGGACCGGCTCCGGTTTAACTACAGGCTCGCTGTGCCAGCAGATAGCGACTCAGTTTCCCAACGTGGAATTGATTAGCGGCGGCGGCATCCGAACTGCCGCAGAAGCCCAGGCCCTGGCGGACCAAGGCGTGATCTCCGGCCTTCTAATCTCATCCTTATTGCATCAGGAAAAACTAACCCGCGATCAAATCGATGCGATCTCGACCCCCTAA
- a CDS encoding ribonuclease D — MTTPLIVEPQGFSTLCEKIREVGIVAFDTEFVSEYTYRPELCLLQFAFGDEVAVVDPRELSNLSEWWEIMADPNVTVVVHGGQAEVRFCLEEGQKTPQNLIDIQLAEGLQSRSYPLGYEAIVNRRLNIRLSGKETRTDWRQRPLSERQIEYALEDVRHVVPIWMKQKKSLEKLDRMEWARSEFDRMIQDQSSDRARDPWTRLTGIYRLNKREFQIASLICAWRQSEADKSNRPLKRILRDDLIIELAKRQPRSNKELLETRDINRDGYRRYHQDLIDVINAGLDVPKTKLDPAPQPPLGDPAIDSQVLGQLLSLALSNRCAEANVARQIVGTAADLKHLIRWHLYGRDSESTPRLAEGWRSEICGDLLSNLIDGKISLRVVDPRAENPLRFEQWDSE, encoded by the coding sequence ATGACGACACCACTCATTGTTGAACCGCAGGGGTTTAGCACATTATGTGAAAAGATACGCGAAGTTGGAATAGTTGCTTTCGACACCGAATTCGTTTCTGAATACACATATCGTCCTGAACTCTGTTTACTCCAATTCGCTTTTGGCGACGAAGTAGCCGTCGTCGATCCCCGAGAACTCAGTAATTTATCTGAGTGGTGGGAGATCATGGCCGATCCGAATGTGACCGTAGTGGTCCATGGAGGACAGGCCGAAGTCCGTTTCTGCCTTGAAGAAGGCCAGAAAACGCCGCAGAATCTGATTGATATTCAACTAGCAGAGGGCCTGCAAAGCCGCAGTTATCCCCTGGGGTATGAAGCGATCGTTAATCGACGTCTGAATATTCGACTTTCGGGCAAAGAAACTCGTACCGACTGGAGACAGCGACCACTCAGTGAACGTCAGATTGAATACGCTCTGGAAGATGTCCGGCATGTTGTGCCGATCTGGATGAAACAGAAGAAGAGTCTCGAAAAACTCGATCGTATGGAATGGGCCCGATCAGAATTCGATCGGATGATTCAGGACCAGTCTTCTGATCGTGCGCGAGACCCCTGGACGAGACTGACAGGTATCTACCGACTGAATAAACGTGAGTTCCAGATTGCGAGTTTAATTTGTGCTTGGCGACAGTCCGAAGCAGACAAGTCTAATAGACCGTTAAAGCGCATTCTTCGTGATGACCTCATCATTGAACTCGCAAAACGGCAACCTCGATCCAATAAAGAACTGTTGGAAACACGGGACATCAATCGGGATGGGTATCGACGATATCATCAGGATTTGATCGACGTGATTAATGCCGGGTTGGATGTTCCGAAGACGAAACTGGATCCTGCTCCACAGCCTCCTTTGGGTGATCCAGCAATTGACAGTCAGGTACTGGGTCAACTTCTTTCGTTGGCACTCTCCAACCGTTGTGCTGAGGCAAATGTCGCGCGACAAATTGTGGGAACGGCCGCCGATTTAAAGCACCTGATTCGCTGGCACCTATACGGTCGCGATTCAGAGTCGACCCCGCGTCTGGCCGAAGGCTGGCGATCCGAAATCTGTGGAGACTTGCTGTCGAACCTAATTGACGGAAAGATCTCTCTACGAGTCGTTGATCCCCGGGCCGAGAATCCACTCCGGTTTGAGCAGTGGGACTCGGAGTGA
- a CDS encoding isocitrate lyase/PEP mutase family protein, translating into MKKHSFTSNYPTSTALREKLGQSGLITGIGIYDAFSALMLESAGAELLFLGGFGATASQLGLPDLSLISAPEMITAIRHITNVVQVPLIADGDTGFGCLPNLVQAVQQYEDAGAAGILLEDQTFPKRCGHFQNKSVIPSEEMERKLGIAVNARQNSDFLIIARTDALAVESFDQVVHRVQRYADAGVDMCFVEALETEKQIRELPQKVSIPLMINMLWGGRTPILSASELEELGYKLMAIPIASLLAVGGALKNLMADLQQHGKIVDCADQLISFKEIKNVLKLDSILDSLESDPKSPMSDH; encoded by the coding sequence ATGAAAAAGCATAGTTTCACCTCCAACTATCCCACATCAACCGCTCTTCGCGAAAAACTGGGACAGTCCGGTCTAATCACGGGAATCGGTATCTATGATGCATTTTCGGCACTCATGCTGGAATCCGCCGGAGCAGAATTACTCTTCCTGGGGGGGTTCGGAGCGACGGCCAGTCAACTCGGGCTGCCTGATCTTAGCCTGATATCAGCACCTGAAATGATTACAGCGATTCGTCACATTACGAACGTTGTTCAGGTTCCCCTCATCGCAGATGGTGACACCGGTTTCGGTTGTTTGCCTAATTTAGTTCAGGCTGTCCAGCAATATGAAGATGCCGGTGCTGCGGGAATCCTTTTGGAAGACCAAACTTTTCCAAAACGTTGCGGCCACTTTCAAAACAAATCCGTCATCCCCAGCGAAGAGATGGAACGCAAACTTGGCATTGCCGTCAATGCCAGACAAAACTCAGATTTTCTGATCATCGCCCGTACAGATGCGTTGGCTGTTGAGTCATTTGACCAAGTCGTGCACCGAGTGCAACGGTACGCAGACGCTGGCGTCGACATGTGTTTCGTAGAAGCGTTGGAGACGGAAAAACAAATACGAGAACTGCCGCAAAAAGTTTCCATCCCTCTCATGATCAATATGCTCTGGGGAGGCCGCACTCCGATCCTCTCCGCATCGGAACTGGAAGAATTGGGCTACAAACTGATGGCTATTCCAATTGCTTCGTTACTGGCAGTCGGCGGAGCATTAAAAAACCTGATGGCCGATTTGCAGCAGCATGGCAAAATTGTCGACTGTGCTGATCAGTTGATCTCCTTCAAGGAGATCAAGAATGTCTTGAAGCTGGATTCGATTCTCGATTCACTCGAATCCGACCCCAAATCGCCCATGAGCGATCACTAA
- a CDS encoding OmpA/MotB family protein, whose protein sequence is MEDDGPPGVPEWVVTYGDMMSLLLTFFIMLVSLSEVVAEDKYRAILEALQSYVGYDFAPANPPGKSFPHNSMLEKMTKLGSWKDKSKDNGGLRRKSTSGEDLRVFRNREGKVILVGEPIYFEGNKESLAESEILKLRTIADELKGKPNKIEIRSHCSESIPDKEKRNLCYRRGRFIYDSLVRVLEIEPDRIRIGAAGSTMPMEKKQFDTNENRNRVEVLILDTFSDEYVGPRE, encoded by the coding sequence ATGGAAGACGACGGCCCTCCTGGCGTTCCGGAATGGGTGGTGACCTATGGTGATATGATGTCATTGTTACTGACATTCTTCATCATGCTCGTCTCGCTTTCCGAAGTCGTCGCCGAAGATAAATATCGCGCGATTCTAGAAGCTCTTCAATCCTATGTAGGATACGATTTTGCCCCTGCCAATCCACCGGGTAAGAGTTTCCCACATAATAGTATGTTGGAGAAAATGACCAAACTAGGATCGTGGAAAGACAAGTCTAAAGACAACGGAGGACTGCGACGTAAATCGACCTCAGGAGAAGACCTGCGCGTCTTCCGAAACCGCGAGGGGAAAGTCATTCTGGTGGGCGAACCCATTTACTTCGAGGGAAATAAAGAATCGCTCGCGGAATCGGAAATCTTGAAACTGCGAACCATTGCAGATGAGTTAAAGGGCAAACCAAACAAAATTGAAATCCGCTCCCACTGCTCCGAATCGATTCCTGACAAGGAGAAACGGAATCTCTGCTACCGTCGTGGCCGGTTTATCTATGACTCACTCGTTCGGGTTCTGGAAATTGAACCAGACCGAATCCGTATAGGAGCCGCCGGTTCCACTATGCCCATGGAAAAAAAACAATTCGACACGAATGAGAATCGAAACCGTGTCGAAGTTCTTATCCTCGACACTTTCAGCGATGAATATGTAGGTCCGCGCGAGTAA
- a CDS encoding TIM barrel protein, translating to MKITETNRHELNRRDFLKGSALGGLTAGILGGPFLPNLDAAKEEFQLNYILNSAMYGYTDVGTIIGEVHKTGTEYIDIWPKVHGNQREQAEEMGHDAFRELLKKHDVKLGVVTCYVQGPFRLAGEMKFANSIAGPGTVLVTASGGPKDLKGTELKSAMRNFVEKMKPHVEEAEEFGCTIAIENHANALLHSPDSIRWFGEMTTSEKLGSDRLGVALAPHHLPQDGELIGKIAYDLGSGVAFFYAQQHGMGSSKKLPKEQEMLQMPGRGDLDFTPILAALKKHQYQGFTEIFMHPVPRGVPILDSSSAITDAINESRMYLNKCLTQI from the coding sequence ATGAAAATCACTGAGACCAATCGCCATGAACTAAACCGTCGCGACTTCCTGAAAGGATCCGCCCTCGGTGGACTGACTGCTGGGATTCTAGGTGGTCCATTTCTTCCTAATCTTGATGCAGCGAAAGAGGAGTTTCAGCTCAACTATATCCTGAACTCGGCGATGTATGGTTACACCGATGTGGGGACGATCATTGGCGAAGTCCACAAGACGGGGACCGAGTACATCGATATCTGGCCCAAAGTTCATGGCAATCAGCGTGAGCAAGCAGAAGAGATGGGACACGACGCTTTTCGTGAGTTATTGAAGAAGCACGATGTGAAGCTGGGAGTAGTGACCTGCTACGTCCAGGGGCCTTTCCGGCTGGCAGGCGAAATGAAGTTTGCAAACTCTATCGCTGGACCGGGAACGGTTCTGGTCACGGCCAGCGGTGGTCCAAAAGATCTTAAGGGGACTGAACTCAAATCGGCAATGCGGAACTTCGTGGAGAAAATGAAACCTCATGTGGAAGAAGCCGAAGAGTTTGGTTGCACGATTGCGATTGAAAATCATGCGAATGCCTTGTTGCATTCACCTGATTCGATTCGCTGGTTCGGAGAAATGACGACCTCAGAAAAATTGGGGTCAGATCGATTGGGCGTCGCGCTCGCACCGCATCACCTTCCTCAGGATGGCGAGTTGATTGGAAAAATTGCATACGACTTGGGATCAGGAGTAGCCTTCTTTTATGCTCAGCAGCATGGCATGGGATCTTCGAAGAAGTTGCCCAAAGAGCAGGAAATGCTACAGATGCCTGGAAGAGGCGATCTGGATTTTACCCCCATCCTGGCAGCATTGAAAAAGCATCAATACCAGGGCTTCACGGAAATCTTTATGCATCCCGTACCTCGAGGGGTACCGATCCTCGATAGTTCTTCGGCGATTACGGACGCAATTAATGAATCTCGCATGTACCTCAACAAATGCCTGACGCAGATCTGA
- a CDS encoding Gfo/Idh/MocA family protein: protein MSREKFCQIPSRSDTSTSSRRDFLKTSALTSLTAGLAAATPAMFVNTARAAETGRSANEQLGIGAIGMRYQGSVITEKARLYGNIVGIADVDRHVREQARASFGSTPRIYENYLDLLQQKNVDVILIGAPDHWHTKMLIDACRAGKDVYCEKPLTLTIDEGKVIRNAVGETDQVVQVGTWQRSDHRFRLAVEMVRQGRIGKLQRVTCATDKNPTGGPFEQRPIPEHFNWDLWQGQTPDVPYLPERSHYTFRWWREYSGGKMTDWGAHHIDIAQWAIDSLPVEINGRAKYPDIPNGYNVSTDFQADLKYANGVELLIRDEGRRGILFEGDEGRIFVNRGSISGTPVDELASKPLNRDTFSIYDNDNLERPERVGKLDAIINHMGNFFDCIKSRQQTISDIEGQHRSVSTCHLANISMELGRPLKWDPDQEVFLDDNEANAKLSREQRAGFETV, encoded by the coding sequence ATGTCCCGCGAAAAGTTCTGCCAAATTCCTTCCAGATCCGACACTTCCACGTCCTCTCGCCGTGACTTTTTAAAAACATCTGCGCTGACTAGCTTAACTGCTGGCCTGGCCGCCGCCACTCCCGCGATGTTTGTGAATACAGCTCGTGCCGCAGAGACAGGGCGTTCGGCGAATGAACAACTTGGTATCGGTGCCATTGGGATGCGGTATCAGGGTTCAGTTATTACGGAAAAAGCTCGGTTGTATGGAAACATCGTTGGTATTGCTGATGTCGACCGGCATGTACGCGAGCAAGCACGGGCGAGTTTTGGCAGCACTCCCAGAATCTACGAAAACTATCTCGATCTATTGCAGCAGAAAAATGTTGATGTGATTTTGATTGGTGCTCCCGATCACTGGCATACAAAAATGTTAATTGATGCCTGTCGCGCAGGGAAAGACGTTTACTGTGAAAAGCCGCTCACGTTGACGATCGACGAAGGCAAAGTCATTCGGAATGCCGTTGGTGAAACGGATCAGGTAGTACAGGTGGGGACTTGGCAACGGAGCGATCATCGTTTTCGTCTAGCCGTTGAAATGGTGCGACAGGGACGCATTGGCAAACTGCAACGGGTGACTTGTGCGACTGACAAAAATCCAACCGGTGGTCCGTTTGAACAGCGACCCATTCCCGAGCATTTCAACTGGGATCTCTGGCAAGGGCAGACTCCCGATGTTCCTTACCTTCCGGAACGATCTCACTATACGTTTCGTTGGTGGCGCGAGTATTCGGGCGGCAAAATGACGGATTGGGGCGCTCACCACATCGATATCGCTCAATGGGCGATTGACAGCTTGCCTGTGGAAATCAACGGACGCGCGAAATACCCTGATATTCCGAACGGTTACAATGTCTCCACTGATTTTCAAGCGGACCTCAAGTATGCGAACGGAGTGGAGTTGCTAATCCGTGATGAAGGTCGACGGGGGATTCTGTTCGAAGGTGACGAAGGGCGTATCTTCGTGAATCGGGGATCGATCTCGGGAACACCGGTTGATGAGTTGGCGAGCAAACCATTGAACCGGGATACGTTTTCCATTTATGATAATGACAACCTGGAACGTCCTGAACGGGTTGGTAAGCTGGACGCAATCATCAATCACATGGGCAACTTCTTTGATTGCATTAAGTCACGTCAGCAGACAATCTCTGATATTGAAGGCCAGCATCGGTCGGTCAGCACTTGCCATCTGGCAAATATCTCGATGGAGTTGGGCCGTCCGTTAAAATGGGATCCAGATCAGGAAGTCTTCCTTGATGACAATGAGGCAAATGCAAAACTTTCTCGCGAACAGCGTGCCGGTTTTGAAACCGTATAA
- a CDS encoding site-2 protease family protein — protein MDASSPSDHHLSTNTESEQSPRPVEVTIVERPNRPPSHYRVEQFYEMPPRYLRAAILYIATCLSTFIAGAFMSGQIMVEEGTYWPLIVRDWSVLQEWGWGYSLSIMGILTFHELGHYLQSRRYGVPASLPYFIPLPVIQPFGTLGAVIVQRTGWRDRKILFDIAVTGPLAGLVLTIPILYFGLLESRYIDFPKDVDMSQVIRFGDPLIMKLMAAQVLGEQPPNTEIMLTPLLFAGWVGLFVTALNLIPLGQLDGGHILYALLGRKAHYVAISLTMLAIALMTWFGQYEYILMLILVIFMGVKHPPTGNDRAELGKMRTVIGWLTLAFLILGFTVDPI, from the coding sequence ATGGACGCTTCCTCACCATCGGATCATCACCTTTCCACGAATACAGAATCGGAACAATCGCCGAGGCCTGTGGAGGTGACGATTGTGGAGAGACCGAATCGGCCGCCGTCGCACTATCGGGTTGAGCAGTTTTATGAAATGCCTCCCCGATATCTGCGAGCGGCAATTCTCTATATTGCAACCTGTCTGAGTACCTTCATCGCCGGGGCGTTCATGTCTGGTCAGATCATGGTTGAGGAGGGGACCTATTGGCCCTTAATTGTGCGAGACTGGAGTGTGCTACAGGAATGGGGGTGGGGGTATTCACTGAGCATTATGGGGATACTCACCTTCCATGAACTCGGGCACTACCTGCAATCCCGAAGGTATGGTGTTCCGGCATCGCTGCCTTATTTTATTCCGTTACCCGTTATTCAGCCCTTCGGAACATTGGGGGCCGTGATCGTGCAAAGAACGGGATGGCGGGATCGGAAGATTCTGTTTGACATCGCTGTCACAGGTCCGCTGGCGGGGCTCGTTCTGACGATCCCGATTCTCTACTTCGGATTGCTCGAATCGAGATACATCGATTTTCCCAAAGATGTGGATATGTCGCAAGTCATTCGATTCGGGGATCCACTGATCATGAAGCTCATGGCCGCACAGGTTTTAGGAGAGCAACCGCCGAATACAGAGATTATGCTGACACCCCTCCTGTTTGCCGGCTGGGTAGGATTATTTGTGACGGCGCTCAACCTGATACCCCTGGGGCAACTCGATGGGGGACACATTCTCTATGCGTTGTTAGGTCGCAAAGCGCACTACGTCGCGATCTCGCTGACAATGCTGGCAATCGCCTTGATGACCTGGTTCGGGCAATACGAATACATCTTAATGTTAATTCTGGTCATCTTCATGGGTGTGAAACATCCCCCTACAGGAAATGACAGAGCTGAATTAGGAAAAATGAGAACCGTCATCGGCTGGTTAACACTGGCGTTCCTCATTCTCGGATTTACAGTCGATCCGATCTGA